DNA sequence from the Arthrobacter jinronghuae genome:
GGTCCTGGGCGTCCTCCAAGTCGCGGGCCACCCGGTCCTTAATGGCGTCCGACGTGTAATCGGCCTGGAACTTCTCCGTGTCCAGACCCAGGTCCTCGGCGTAGGAGAGGAAGAGGTCGTCGACGTCGCTCTGGTTCTTCCAGTCCTCCTGGTGCTCGAAGACGGACGCAGCCATTTCCTCCAGGGCGCCCTGTTCTGCTGCGGCTTCCACAGCACGGGCAGCCGGCGCTGCGTTCTGATGCTTGGGCAGCGGGTAGTTCCGCACGAGGATGCGGACTTCATCCCCGTAGTCGTTCTTGGCCTGCTGAATCAGCGTGTCCATCTGGGCGCAGTAGGGGCACTGGTAGTCGGTAAACAGCACCAGGGTGGCTTTGGGGTCTGCGGGGTCGGTGATTGCCCTTGCATCCGCAGGAGCCACCTGGTCGATGCGGTCAGCGGGGATGGAGGTTTCCGCCGACGGGCTTGCTTCTGCCGTGGCGGTGTCTCCCGACGATCCGGAATCCGACGCCGCACAGGAGACCAAGGTGCCGACTGCGAGCAGCCAGGCAATCAGCAGGGCGAGGATGCTCTTGCGCATAGTTCCTTCCAGTGAAGTATCAGGGTTCGCGGTTCGGCGCGCTCTGCGGGCCTCCAACGGCGTTCCGCTCGTTAGACGATGGCTGCCACGGGGCGATGTCCACCCGTGAGGCCCAGGCTGCGCCCACTATTTTCGATGCTCCCACCGGATCGGACCGTCCGGTAGCCTGCAATTCGGCATGGGTTTATATGCTTTTGATATGGCTCAGGCGTGGCCGAACCTTTCGGTGCTGGAACTGTTCGTTGCCGTAGTGGACGAGGGCAGCGTGGCTTCCGGGGCGCGGAAACTGGGTATGGCCCAGTCCAATGCGAGCCGGTCTATTGCCGAGTTGGAAGCGGATTTGAAGACTCCCCTGCTTGAACGCAGCCCTCGCGGTTCGGCACCTACAGCGGCCGGAGTCCTGCTGGCGGACTCGGCTCGGGAACTGTTGGAGGCGGCGCGACGCTTCAACAGTGTGGTGCGTGCCGGCCGAAGCGGAGAGGCCATGGAACTCCGTGTGGGTGCCAGTCTCACCATCGCGGACATGCTGTTGCCGGCCTGGGTTGCCGAGCTGAAGCGCCGGCTGCCGCAGGCCCGCATTGATGTGCGGGTGGAGAACTCGGCGCAGGTCATCGAGGAGGTGCAGCGCGGCACCCTCCAGCTGGGGTTTGTGGAAACTCCGAATCTGCCGGTGCGGCTGAACGCCCTGGTGGTCCGGGAGGACGAGCTGGTGGTGGTTGTTGGTCCGGATCACGAATGGGCCAACCGGACCCGGATCGGTTTGCAGGAACTGGCGGAAACCCCTCTGGTGGTTCGGGAACCCGGGTCTGGTACCCGCGAAGCGCTGCAGGAAGTCCTTTCCGGGTACGACGTCGTCGAGCCGGCCCAGGTACTCAGCAGCAATGCTGCGGTGCGGGTTGCTGTTGCTGCCGGAGCCGGCCCGGCCGTGTTGAGCGAACTGGTGGTTCGCGACCAGCTTGCCAGCGGGGAGCTGCTGCGGGTTCCTTTCGAAGGAGAGGGAATCAGCCGACCCCTCACGGCCATCTGGTCCGGCCCACGGCGGTTGACCGGAGTCGCGGCCGAGCTGGTGGCGGTGGCTGCCGGGAGGGCGTAGGTTCAACCCTGCGTCAGCCGCAGGGCCGGTTGAACGGTCTTGCGCATCACTGTCTTGTTCTTGCCGATGTGGCGTTCGAACGTGAATCCCGCCTTCTCGAACATGGCCCGTGTGCCGTTGTGAAGGAACGAGGACGATGTTCTCTTGCCCGGGGTGAGTTCGTTGGGGAATGAGACCACCTCGCCTCCGCCTGCCTGTGCGATCAGTTCGAGCGCACCGTCCAGTGCCTCCCGTGCCACGCCGGAACGGCGGTGGTCGCGGTCGACGAAGAAGCAGGTGATGCGCCACGGCGCCGGCTGGGTCTCGCCGGCGTCGTACTGCTTGCGGTGGTAGATCCCCGGCAGTTCGCCCGGACTGCCGTACTGGCACCATGCGATCGCGTTGTCGCCGTCGAAAACGAGTGCCGCGTGTGCTGCGCCTTCCGCCACAAGTCGCTGCTTGAAGGTCGGCCCGTCGTACTCGCTTTTGACGGTGTCCTCCGTGTCGCCGTGGAAATACGAGCAATAGCACCCGCCCCAGACCCCGTTGTGTTTCTGCGCGAGTGCAAGCCACGCCGGAAACGTTGCCGGAGTGAGCGGCTGAATTACGTGCGGCATCGCCATGTCCGTCCTGTCATGTGTTCAAGAGGTCAGGATGTTTCCTTCGATGCCGGCGTCTCGGCAATGCACAGGACCGCTCTATTGCCGTCCTGGTCGGCGATCACGGTGAGTGACGGTGAACCGCTGTCATCCACGACGGTTCCTCCTGCGGCGACGGCAGCGATGATTCGCTGCTCGGCCACCTCGGGCGCCACATAAACCTCGATGTGGAACCGTTGATTCACGGTCTTGAGCTCGTCCGCGTCTCCGAACCACAGGTTTGGTATCCGCCCCGTGGCATCCCGGATCTCGTCGCTGGGCGACCCGTGGCCCTGGGCGTCTGCGTTGCCTGTCAGCAGGGCTGCCCACACCGGGGCAATCGTTGCTGAGCGGGCCGTGTCGAGGCCGAGTTCGAGGACGCTGACCGAGGCCGGGTCGGCGTCGAGCTGGTGGTCAGCGGCGATCTCGGTGATCAGCCTCGCGAGGTCGACATCCTGCTGGGTGACCCATTCGACGACGTGTTTGACGCCTTTGCCATCGCGGTAGATGGCGTCTGCGCTGACCAATTTGAGGTCGACGTACCCGGTGCCGATCGACACGCTGGGGTGGTGTCCGAGCGTATCGCCCGCCTCACCTACCGCTGTCACGAACCGTGCTCCGGTGCCGAAGTCATCGACCAGGTAGCGGGCGTGCAGCCCTTGGGCCAACTTGCGCCAATCGGTCAGCTTGGCCGCGGCGATCGCCTCACCCGACAGCATGTCCATGTTCCGACGCCCGATCCGGGATTCAGCTGCAGCGTTTGAGCTCGTCATTTTTGAGCGCCTCCTGTACGTGTGCGAACAGTAAATCCGACGTCGAATGCATCTACAAGGAAAATCGGTCTCGGGCTCATTGGGGGAGTTCCACCATTACGCTCTTACTGCGAAGGTGCCCGCCTTACTGCGAAGGTGCCCGCCTTACTGCGAAGGTGCCCGCACGACGACGGAGATCGCGGAGGTGTTCACGCCGCAGGCTCTGCTGTGCACCGTGCCGTTCAACCTGCCCCTGCACGGACCGCGGCGTGACTAGAACGGCGGTGCCTGTTCCTGCGGCGCCGATTCCTGCAGAGGTTCCCTCTGCTCATGCTCTGCTCGGAGGTTCGGCGCCGGATCCGGTGTCCCCAGGTCCAAGTACGGCTCGGTGCGGTAAGTACGTCCGGTCGGCGAAGTCCACTCGATTACCCCGGGTTCGGGCTGGCACGCTTTCCAGAAGCCCAGGGTCTTGAACCGATGGTGCCGTCGGCAGAGGTGTTCCAGGTTTCCATGGTCGGTGGGACCTCCGCGGGCCCAGTCGACGGTGTGGTCAATGTCCGCGTTCACGGTGCTGACCCGGCAACCGGGGAACCGACAGGTTCCATCCCTCGCTCGGAGCCAGCGGCGGAGCCCTGCCGGGACTTTTCGACGCCGTCCCACGCCGAGGATTTCACCTGTCTGCGGGTTTTGGGCGAGCCCAGTCCAGCCGACGGCGTTCCGGGCTAGCCGTCGAGCCGCTTCTGCGCTGATAGGTCCGTAGCCGTGTAGTTCGGCGGGTTGTTCGTCTGCGCCGAAGAGGGTTTCGGCGTTGATCAGGACCATGATTTCCGCGCGCGGGACAATCCCTTCGTCTGGGCCAGACTCGTCTCCGAGGCGCTCACCGCCGGAAAACCTCACGTCGCTGTCGTTCCCGGTGACTACTCCTGGGTGTTTGGAGCCGCCGCCTTGCTCGCTGTCGCCACTTCCGCCGTCGTGCCTACCTCCGCGGTTGGCTCCGGTCCCGCGCCGGGTTCCGGTCGCGGCGAAAAGTCTGCCGCCCATCAGCAGCTGCGCGAGAATGTCTGCGCGCAGTTGGTCCGTGCTCCGGGAATCCCCGGCCGCCTGCTCACCGCGGGCTGCCGTGCTGAGCGCCGTGTAAATCTGCTGAGCTTCGGCGGCTCGCAGGTGGGCGGACAGGCAGGACATTCCGTCCTCCTCCCGGTCCAGAGTGACCTTGCGCTGCTCGAAAGCTGACTGGTGTTGTTTGCTGACAGTGTCCGGAAACTTCCTTTCACGCAGCCGGCGGGCCTTACAGGAGAACTGGGACCGGGTTTGGCCGGGTGCTGCTGCCAGCAAGTCACCCTCAAATTCCGGTAGTGCACCCGCTGGCACGTTTTGGCACTGGTCCAGCACCACCTGCGCGTGCTGGTAACTCAGCTGTCCTTCTTCCAAGGCGGTCAGGGTGGCGGTATGGGTGCTGCACAAGTTGAGCGCCTCGCTCATCATGCGCTGAGCGGTGACCTGCGGAATGTTCAAAATAGCTGCACATTCTGACGCTGCCTGACTGAACGCTATCCCGGGCTCGAGCCGCCCCGAAGCGGCGTGGAAGTCCTCCCGGAAGATCTCTTCCATGCGGTTCAGCAGGCGGACCTGCAGCGCCTGCACCCAGGACATCAAATGCGCCATCCGGGACAGGGCATCGCCCACCATCTGCTCGTCAAAGGCTTCAAGGTTCTGCAGCGCCAGTGTCCCGGTAAAGCCGTCCGGATACACAGGGCTTCCGATAGGAGTGGAACCATCGGCGGCTGGCTCAGCTGGCTCAGCTGGCTCGGCAGGCTCTGCAGGTGCGGCCTCAGCGTCGTTCTCGGGAGTGTCAGCAGAAGTAGAGGTATCCGCGTCAGCGGCGTAGGCAGGCTCAGCGGCAAGTTCCGCCCGGTAAACCGACACGGTGCAGGGCGGGCGCGGCGGCTCGGCCCCGCTAGCCTGCCCATCAGGCTGCTGGTTCTCACTGCCTGGCTCTTCGGTTATCCGTTCGGTGTTTCCGAGCTGATCCATACCTCAGGATTTCATCTGGCACTGACATTTCAGGCCCAAAAACAGGCCGAAAACGGAGCTCCGGGAAACTTCAAATACCCGTCTTTCGAACGCAACTACCTGCCTGAACAAACGGCAAGACCGGGTGCTCCGAAGACAACCTCCGGCCCACTGGAGACGCTTGGAACTCGCCGTAGGAAGGCTGGTTCTTGCATGAGCGCGACGACGGCAAGGACGACGTCGGCCCGGCAGGCCTACCACGTGGCTCCTATGACTGCCCGGCAGACCCTACTGTGCGGAGGAAAGCCGCTCGATTCGCTCGCGTGCAGACCGTTCGCTGGGTCCCTGCGGACCGAGCCCAAGCCGGATAACACCCAAAACAAGTTTCACGGGAAACTTCATTGGCACCGGAACCGGACCCAAGTGCGGAGCCCGCAGCCCCAACATCTCCCTGTGCTTCGGCTCCAGGCTGGCCACAGCTCCGGCAAACAACACCCGGTACCCGATCCGCTGGTTTCCCGGCAGGGGAGGACGGCGAAGGAACCCCAACGCCTCCCGCACATAGTCGCTGTTGCGCAGTTGGGTATCGTAGCCGGCCATCTGCTTCCGCAGATCGGCTTCGGAACGCGGCGGATCCGGAATACCCATCAACTCACCCGCCACCGCCCACTCCGCCACATAGGCATCCGGTCCGCCCGGAATGGGACCGCCGTAACGCTGGTGCGAGGAGAGGAACGCGTCGGCGAAGGCCAGATGCACCCAGCGGGCAATCTCGGGATCATTGGCTGAATACGGCCGCACCGCGCCGTCGGCGTCTACATAAGTGCCGTGCACACGTTCATGCAGCCGCAGCACCCAGTCGGAGCCCGCCTTGGCAGCGGCCGTGTCCCCGTAGGTGACGGTGAAGATCCACCGGATGGTCCCGGCGAGCCGACCCAGCGGATCGTCCTTGTAGTCGGAGAAGTCGTGGACCCCGGCCATCGCCCCGGGATGCAGCGCCTGGAGCAGCAGGGCCCGGATGCCGGCGATGATGGGCGTCATGGACCCGTGCACCGCCCAGACCGCGGACTCGGGACCGAAGTGGCCGACGTCGTCGCCCTCCGCCAGCTCAAGCTCCCACTGCGGGATCTCGGCGGCGTTGTTGCTGAATGTGCCGATCAGCTGGCGGCGCCAGGACGCGATCGCCCGGGGAGGAGAAAAAACGCTCATCTTCCCCAGTGTCCATCCGTCCGGACCGCTTGCCTAGTGCCCCTAGTGCCCCTTGTGACCGCCCGGTGTTCGGTACTGCCGGCCCGCAGGATACGCCCGCAGGCTAAAGATGCGGGCCGTGGTCCGGTCCTCCCTCACGCTGGTGCCGCTGGAAGGCCAGCACCGGGGCCGCTGCGAAGAACAGCAGCGCAGCGAGCCACAAAATGCCCGCAATGTTCCCCAGCGGCCCCATCGTGGCAAGAAGAATGCAGGCAACGCCGGCTAGCATCACGGCGTTTACCGTGTACTTGTCTTTCATGTTATTACCTTTCATACACGCCTAGCGCAGCAGGATGTCCACCGACCGTGAGTTGCCCATGGCCCGTTCCATCACGCCGGAACGGTTGGTGACGTCGTCGCGCAGGATTTCCGTGACCGAGCCCAGGAACCGGGAGAGGTCCACCTTGTCCTCCGGCGCCGCGAGCAGCAGCTGGAAGCCGAACTCGTGCAGCGCGTTGATGGACGCCTCGGCAAAGGACAGGGACGACTTAACAAACGCCTCGTCCATCATCACGGTTCCGTAGGTGCTGAAGCCCTGGGACACAATGCCCAGCTGGTAGGCCAGAGCCGAGGCCATGATGAACGCGGTGAACCGCTGGCCCTCGCCGCCGGACATCAGCGACGCCTGCAGGTTGGTGTAGGTGTGCCCGCTGGCAAGGCGGTGGGTGCAGGTGATGGTCACGTGCGAGCGGACATCGAGCACCTCGGCCCGCCAGCGCTTCTCCTCGGGATCCTTCAGCCGGTCCACCAGGCCCTCGAGCGCAGCGTACCGGGCGTCCATGTCCGCCCTATCCTGCCGCGAGCCCATCATGGGCAGCGCGTTCTTCAGTTCGGTGCGGAACTTGTGTGCGGCGTCCGGAACGGTGGTGGCGACCTCGATCTCCAGGTGGCTGCCGGCAGAGTATTCCACCCGGCGGAGCACGGAGTTCAGCGGCAGCAGGCGCGAGGAGATGCTGCGGCGTTCCTCATCAAGGAGCTGCAGCAGGTCGCTGAACCGCTCGTAGGTGCGGTTGTTGAAGTACTCGCGGAACTCGGCTTCGCGCTGCGGCAGGCCCTCGGAAATGATGTCCTCGAAGCGGTCCTCGTACGCACCGGCGGACTCCACCGACGTGCCGAAGTCCGAACCCCACTTGTCGCTGAACGTCTCGAACGTGCGTTCCAGCTTCGCACGGGTTTCCAACAGGGTCTTTTCCAGCCGGGCCTGCTCGGTGATCAGGGACCGTTCCACCTCGCCGGCGGCCTCCTTCAGCCGGGCCGGGTCGGTCAGTTCCCCGAAGGGTTCGAACAGTTCGGCCAGCGCGGAACGGAGTCCCTCGGACAGCGCTTCGGGTGCCTTCGCCGAGAGCGCGGTGCGGCGTTCGACGGCGGCGGCCAGGTCGGCGTCGAGCCTCGCGGCGTCGCCCTTGAGCACGCCGACCTTCTCGGTGGCTGCGGTGAGGTCCAGTTCGGCGGTGTCGAGCTCGAAGCGGATCTGCTCCAGATCGGCGTTCGCATCCCGAGCGGATTCGAGCCGGTCATTGGCGACGGCGACGGCGGCCCGTGCGGCGTCGGCCGACAGGTCCTCCCAGGTCCGCTCATCGGCAGCGATGGCGCGCACGGCGGCGAGCCGGCGGACCAGCTCGTCCTGTTCCTGCGCATGCTGCCGGGAGAGGTTATCCGCTTCCTCGAAGACGCCGCGCAGGGCCAGCAGCTCGTTGCCGAGCGCCGCGACGGTGTCCTTGTTGTCAAAGCCCAGGACGTTGTCCGAGGCCTTGGTGTGCCGGTCATCCTTTTCGGTGGTGCTGCGGTTGCGCTTGACCGCACCGCCGAGGCTCACGCCCTTGGCGACGTCGGCCAGCCCGGCCGGGTCCTCGACGCAGACGAAGTCGTAGTGCGCGGTGATCTTGTGCCGGACCCACTCGCCCATTTCCGAGTGGTGGGTGAGCAGCTTGGTGATCAGGTCATCGGGGCCAGGCTCGGTGGGGCCGTCCACGGGAACGGAGACGTCGATGCAGCGGACGTAGCCGTGCATGTCGTTCTCGCTGAGATAGCGGGTGACGGCGGCCATGTGCTCGCCGGGCACCAGCAGCGCGGTGGCGAGGGAACGCAGGGTACGCTCGGCGGCCGGGCGCCACTGGGCGTGCTCGTTGGGTAGGTCGATGAGTTCGCCGGCGAACGGCATGTCCGCTTCGTCGATGCCGGTGGCGGCGCAGATCCGGGTCCGCTGGTCCAGGGAATCCTGGCGGATGTTGGAGGTGCGGCGGCGGAAGGAGCCGATCTCGTTTTCCAGCTTCGCGATCTGCCCCTTGAGGGACCACGCCTCGCCGTGCGCGTTGCTGCTGCGCTCGCGGGCGGCGTCGAGCTCGGTGCCGAGCGACTTCACCAGCTCCGCGGCGCGGCTGCGGGCGGTGACCAGACCGGCGGGGGAGAAGTCGACGTCGATCCCCGCGGCGGCGAGCTCGTCCTTGGCGGCGTTTTCCACGGTTTCCCGGGAACGCAGCTGCGCGGACGCAGCCGCGAGTTCGCGTTCCAGAGTGGCGATGGCTCCGCCGCCCTCTTCGGTGTACCGGGTGCTGAGCGCGTCGCGCTGGTCTTTCAGCGTTGCCCGGCGGGTTTCGGCGGCGGAGAGTTCGGAGCGGGCTTCGGTTGCGGCCTGCTCCAGCTTCTCGGCGGTGCGCTGGGCGCCTTCGAGGGCCAGGCGCTGCCGGTAGGCGGGCAGGCCTTCCTTGGCCAGGGCGCGGTTGTGCGCCAGGGCGTCGGCGGCTTCGCGGTAGCGGGTGTGCAGCTCGGGAACGGACTGCAGGTGGTCGCGCTGCTGGCGGGCGCGTTCGAGCTGGCGGCGGATGCTGCGCAGGTGGCTGAAGTCCTCCACGGCCTCTTCGGCGGCGGTGAGGGTGCGCGGGGTGTCCAGCACGTGGTTGCGGAAGAAGTCATTGACCGTGCCGCCCAGGCCCTTGCCGGTCTGCAGGATGCGCAGCAGGTTGAAGGCCTTCTCGTCCTCCACACCCAGAGCGTGGCGGTAGCGTTCGGCGAACATCTTGTGCGAATCGAACACGGCCGCACCGGGCAGCAGGGTTTCCAGGCTTCCCTTGGTGAAGCGGCCGCGCATGCCGGCCTGCAGGGCCTGAAGGTCCAGCGGGCGGTTGTGCACCAGGTAGTAGCGGCCCAGGTTGTGCTCGGTGCCGGTGGCGGGAAGGTCCATAACCACGGAGAGGCTGGTGATCTGTCCCAGACCGTTGTCGAAGGTCAGGCAGACCGCGGACCAGGTGGCGCCGGGGCGCTGGTAGGCGGTGCCCGCGCCGTCGTCGGCTCCCTGGGTGCCCAGGCGTCCGCGCATGTAGGAGAACGCGTTGCGCTTTTCCTCGGCGTTGGTGCCGGAGTTGTTCTGCGCGGCCTCGTTCATCCGCGGGCGGGCGTCCATGACCTGGAGCATGGCGTCGAAGATGGTGGATTTGCCCACGCCGGAGTCGCCGGTGAGCAGCGTGCCGGCACGGTCCACCTTGATGGTGTGCGCGCCGTCGAAGGTGCCCCAGTTGACGATCTGCACGGAGGCGAGCCGGTTCTGGCCGGGGTTGATCAGGTCTCCCATGGGGAGGGTGGTTTCGATGCTCATGCCGGCTCCTCGCCGTCGTTCAGGGTGTCACTGGGGATGCCGTCGGGATCCTCCCCCGAGAGGGTCTGCATAAAGGTGATGATGTCGCCGATCTGGCTGTACGGCAGGGCCAGCGGCAGGGCGTTGGAAATGACCCAGACGTTGTCCAGCTCGGTGGGAAGCAGCAGCCGGCGGTCCTGCACGAGCTTGCGGATGGCGGCGTCGGCCAGGTCCTCCACGGACTTCGCGTCGCGCTGCCCCGGATCCACGTAGCCCTCGAGCACCTCGACGATGTCCTGCCGGGCGATCGTGGCCTCGTTCCCGGTGCCGGTGTGGCGGTCCAGGATCAGCCGCATCCGCAGCAGCAGCAGGGTTTCCTCACGGGTCATTTCGCGCTGGCGCTGCAGGGCGGAGGTGTGCGGCTCGGCCATTTCCACCGGGCGCAGCAGGGCGACCTTGCGGTCCTCGTCGATGACCAGGGTGAGGAAAAGTTCGCTCAGCCGGACGCGCAGCTGCTCCTGGTTGTCCACCACGGTCTCGTACACGTTGTCCGAGGAGTTCGCGTCCAGGTACGGGCCGCGCAGCAGCCGGATGAGAGCCTGGCGCAGCTTCAGCGGCAGGGTGCCGGTGTCGCCGGGGAACAGTTCCGGGCCGTCGACGAGGAGATCGCGCGGGGCGGGCTCGTCGTGCTCTTCTTCAAGCTCCGGCTCGAATTCCTCCGGCGTGGAGGACATGGTGGTCTCGCTCATTTTTCTGGGGCTTTCGCGACGGCGACGGCGGGCAGCAGCGCGGTGCGCTCGCTGCCGTCGATCTGGGTAAAGGTGACGGATTCAAGGGTGTCCCCAGCGGCGCTACCGCCGGCGAGCAGGGCACGGATGCTGTTCAGATGCCGGTGTTCGGGCGGCAGCTGCTCGAACACCTGGGCCACGGTGGCGCTGGTGCGGGTCGCCGTCGCCCGGGAGACGGCGTCGGCCAGTACCCGCCGGTCCGCACGCGGGGTGCGGACCGAGCGGTGGATGTCCGCCTCGGTGAACTGCGGCGGTTCGGGCAGGGTGCGCGGGGCGGCGTGGTCTTCGGGGTTGTAGACCCGGACCATGCTGAGGGATTCGAAGCCCGAGCCGTGCAGCTGCGGTGCGGGTACGACGGCGGCCCGGCGGCGCCCGCGCGGAGCCTTGTGGATCGCGGTTTCGGCGGCGCGGATGAGCTGGCGCAGCTGGACGGATTCGCGGTACTCGTCGCTCTGAACGTAGGTGTGCATGGATTCGGAGAGCCGGCCGTAGATCCGGTGGATTTCCGTGGCCTGGTCCCGCATGTCGCTGATCAGCCGGTACAGGCTCTGCCGGTCTTCGGGGCTCATGTCGTCGGCGAAGTCCCGTTCCAGTACCTCCGCGATGGCGGCGCGGAAGCGGGCCTGCTGGTCGGCGTCGTTCAGGAAGGCGGTGAAGCCCTCGTAGGTGCGGCCTTCGGCGGTGCTGCGCAGCTTCTTGTCCGCTTCAAGGATTTCGCCCATGGTCAGGCCCTTGGCGGCGTTGGATTCCACCATTTCCTGGCGCAGGTCATGCAGCATCTTTTCCAGGCCGTCGCGCATCCGTTTGAAGTCGGCGGGCAGCGCGGCGGCCAGGTCGAGGATGTCGCGGGCGGCTTCGACGGCGGTGTCGTCCGGCAGAGGCGGGGGAGCCTCGCCGGATTCCAGGGCACGGATCATTTCCTCGCGGCGGGCGACCTCTTCTTTAAGGACGGCGATGCGGGCGGCCGGGTCCGGGTTGGATTCCTGCGCGAGGTTCTCCACCCGGTCCAGCAGGGTGGCCAGGCGGGAGGAGTTCAGGGACGTCTTGTCGCTGGTGTAGCCGTCCAGGTAGGAGAGGAAGCGGGCGGAGGATTCGGTGAGTTCGTAGACGAACTTTCCGTCCGCGCGGGGGCGGGCCAGGAAGCGGCGGGCCACCCAGTCATCGGCGTAGTTCCGTCCGGTCCAGTCCTCGCGCAGCTGCACGCCGTCCATGCGGAGGCGGTTCAGGAAGGAGTCGGTCATGGCGTGGAAGTCGTCCAGCGGAACCCGGGGCCGGGTGCGGGTGAAGGCCTCGCGGAAGAGTGCCGGGACCCAGGCATTGGCGTTGGTCAGTTTCCAGCCGGGGGAGGCCTGGAGCCGCTGCAGTTCGGCCCAGCGGGCAACGGCGTTCTCGATGAAGGACATTCTGCGCTTTCCGCCCGTGCGGTGGGGAAAAACGGGCCTCCTCGATTTTAGCCGGGTGGGAGGGTTGGGTGGGTCAGGGGCGGGGGCAGGGCATGTCAGAGGCCTCCCAGGATCAAGGAGGGGGCGCTGATAGGTGTCATGTGCACTGTTTATCGGCACTCCTTAGCGGTAAACAGACTGAACCTAACAGGCAATGATCTCAGCAACCGTTAGACCAAATTGAGATTATAAGGAATTTGGGTGGTGGGCCGAGCAGGAACGGGAGGCGGCATGAAGGCCGGAAGCTCGCCCGAATATGGATTTCCCTAGTAATCCTTGCCATATGCAGGTAAGTAAGCGCCCGCAGGGGGGAGGGGGATATGAGATATGAGACCCATATCGCCCCAACGGCGTAATCTCCTCGCTTAGAAATGGTATGGCCTGCTCATCGGATGGATAGTACATTTAGGGGATGCGAGAGGTGCGCGTGGATCGATATAAGGAGTGGGCGGGTGAGCTGCTGCCGGTCGCCCAAGAAGTTCTTGAAAGATGGCAGCCAGAACTGGCCTCTGATGCCCGAAGCGACGTTCTTCCATCTGTTGCTCATTCGATCTGCATCACCCATACTGAGCGACTTCGCGCAGCTACAACCCTCCTCGAATCCGGTCTAGGGAACCATGCTGCGCCCTTCGTCAGAATCGCTTATGAGGAAAACATCTGGATCCACTATCTCGCCTCAATAGACGATCCCCGGTTAAGAAACGATCTGCTCTACCGTTTGGCGGGAATGAACAAAATGCAGCGAGTAAGTACGCAGCGCGATTTTTTTGGTCCTGCTGAAGCAAACGCTACGGGATTCTTGCCCGCCGCACACGATGAGCTGGCACCGCAAGTTGAGCAAAACCTGGTCCTCTTCGAAGAGCTAGCCAGCAAACTGAACTGGCCATCCCAAAGGCAGCGAGGTGGCCCCGGGCGACTCCCGAAAATTGCATGGTTGGCCAACAGGCGCTTCGGAGAAAAACATCCAGTGCACGGTTTTCTTGCTGAATGTTCCTCGCAGTACGTTCACTTCAGTGCGTACCAAGTCACACGAGGAGTTAAACGTGGCCCTGATGGGCGTGCTCAGTATAGCGACCCTTTCCAGCGGGGCATTGACGCGGGCTTCGCAATGGGATGGATGGTTGAACTCTTGATTGATTGCTTCCTACAAGCTCGTTTGTGGGTATCCCCGAATATAGATTTCCAAGGTGAATGGCTCGTCCATTGGCCCACGCAGATGAAACGCATCCGTAGCGATCTCCATGCCTACGGCCTTCCTGCGTTGATTTACGCAGCAGATCTAGTCAAACCCGAATAACCACGAACGGGGACTTGTCCGACAAGCACCCCATGTCCTCGTGAAGGAGGCG
Encoded proteins:
- a CDS encoding LysR family transcriptional regulator translates to MAQAWPNLSVLELFVAVVDEGSVASGARKLGMAQSNASRSIAELEADLKTPLLERSPRGSAPTAAGVLLADSARELLEAARRFNSVVRAGRSGEAMELRVGASLTIADMLLPAWVAELKRRLPQARIDVRVENSAQVIEEVQRGTLQLGFVETPNLPVRLNALVVREDELVVVVGPDHEWANRTRIGLQELAETPLVVREPGSGTREALQEVLSGYDVVEPAQVLSSNAAVRVAVAAGAGPAVLSELVVRDQLASGELLRVPFEGEGISRPLTAIWSGPRRLTGVAAELVAVAAGRA
- a CDS encoding DsbA family protein, whose product is MRKSILALLIAWLLAVGTLVSCAASDSGSSGDTATAEASPSAETSIPADRIDQVAPADARAITDPADPKATLVLFTDYQCPYCAQMDTLIQQAKNDYGDEVRILVRNYPLPKHQNAAPAARAVEAAAEQGALEEMAASVFEHQEDWKNQSDVDDLFLSYAEDLGLDTEKFQADYTSDAIKDRVARDLEDAQDLQLRGTPSLILDNEMLELDSVDYGAIQEQLDAALNK
- a CDS encoding HNH endonuclease, with translation MDQLGNTERITEEPGSENQQPDGQASGAEPPRPPCTVSVYRAELAAEPAYAADADTSTSADTPENDAEAAPAEPAEPAEPAEPAADGSTPIGSPVYPDGFTGTLALQNLEAFDEQMVGDALSRMAHLMSWVQALQVRLLNRMEEIFREDFHAASGRLEPGIAFSQAASECAAILNIPQVTAQRMMSEALNLCSTHTATLTALEEGQLSYQHAQVVLDQCQNVPAGALPEFEGDLLAAAPGQTRSQFSCKARRLRERKFPDTVSKQHQSAFEQRKVTLDREEDGMSCLSAHLRAAEAQQIYTALSTAARGEQAAGDSRSTDQLRADILAQLLMGGRLFAATGTRRGTGANRGGRHDGGSGDSEQGGGSKHPGVVTGNDSDVRFSGGERLGDESGPDEGIVPRAEIMVLINAETLFGADEQPAELHGYGPISAEAARRLARNAVGWTGLAQNPQTGEILGVGRRRKVPAGLRRWLRARDGTCRFPGCRVSTVNADIDHTVDWARGGPTDHGNLEHLCRRHHRFKTLGFWKACQPEPGVIEWTSPTGRTYRTEPYLDLGTPDPAPNLRAEHEQREPLQESAPQEQAPPF
- a CDS encoding VOC family protein — translated: MDMLSGEAIAAAKLTDWRKLAQGLHARYLVDDFGTGARFVTAVGEAGDTLGHHPSVSIGTGYVDLKLVSADAIYRDGKGVKHVVEWVTQQDVDLARLITEIAADHQLDADPASVSVLELGLDTARSATIAPVWAALLTGNADAQGHGSPSDEIRDATGRIPNLWFGDADELKTVNQRFHIEVYVAPEVAEQRIIAAVAAGGTVVDDSGSPSLTVIADQDGNRAVLCIAETPASKETS
- a CDS encoding GNAT family N-acetyltransferase, translated to MPHVIQPLTPATFPAWLALAQKHNGVWGGCYCSYFHGDTEDTVKSEYDGPTFKQRLVAEGAAHAALVFDGDNAIAWCQYGSPGELPGIYHRKQYDAGETQPAPWRITCFFVDRDHRRSGVAREALDGALELIAQAGGGEVVSFPNELTPGKRTSSSFLHNGTRAMFEKAGFTFERHIGKNKTVMRKTVQPALRLTQG
- a CDS encoding oxygenase MpaB family protein — encoded protein: MSVFSPPRAIASWRRQLIGTFSNNAAEIPQWELELAEGDDVGHFGPESAVWAVHGSMTPIIAGIRALLLQALHPGAMAGVHDFSDYKDDPLGRLAGTIRWIFTVTYGDTAAAKAGSDWVLRLHERVHGTYVDADGAVRPYSANDPEIARWVHLAFADAFLSSHQRYGGPIPGGPDAYVAEWAVAGELMGIPDPPRSEADLRKQMAGYDTQLRNSDYVREALGFLRRPPLPGNQRIGYRVLFAGAVASLEPKHREMLGLRAPHLGPVPVPMKFPVKLVLGVIRLGLGPQGPSERSARERIERLSSAQ